One segment of Pirellulales bacterium DNA contains the following:
- a CDS encoding aldose 1-epimerase, producing the protein MQLEPVTITDAQTGATAQILSGFGFNCYRFRPAVGGEAFDVLWSEAGFESGEARPSHSGIPVLFPFPGRLRGSHLAYEGHTYPLGSDDGRGNAIHGFVLNRPWRIIEMLPHRTTGEFHASVDEPGLVKRWPADFRLTVTYELNGNTLSCQIEVQNPGPTRLPFGLGLHPYFQLPLGAGGRADDCRVTVPAAEYWELQNMLPTGRRLRADQRANLAGTTRFADMRLDDVFTGLTVADGVVRTTIEDPHTGRTLELTFDAAFRECVIYNPPHGEAVCIEPYTCAPDAYELQATGIDAGLRLLEPGGQFRTRFEIRVT; encoded by the coding sequence GCTATCGCTTCCGGCCCGCGGTCGGCGGCGAGGCGTTCGACGTGTTGTGGAGCGAGGCGGGGTTCGAATCGGGCGAAGCAAGGCCCTCGCACAGCGGCATTCCGGTTCTCTTTCCTTTTCCCGGCCGGCTGCGGGGCTCGCATTTGGCTTACGAAGGGCACACCTATCCGCTGGGCAGCGACGATGGCCGCGGCAACGCCATTCATGGCTTCGTGCTCAACCGGCCGTGGCGCATCATCGAGATGTTGCCGCATCGCACGACCGGCGAGTTTCACGCCTCCGTCGATGAGCCGGGGCTGGTCAAACGTTGGCCCGCCGACTTCCGCCTGACGGTGACCTACGAGCTCAACGGCAACACGCTGAGCTGCCAAATCGAAGTGCAGAACCCCGGGCCCACCAGGCTGCCGTTTGGTTTGGGCCTGCATCCCTACTTTCAACTGCCGCTCGGCGCCGGCGGCCGCGCGGACGACTGCCGCGTGACCGTGCCCGCCGCGGAATACTGGGAACTGCAAAACATGTTGCCCACCGGCCGCCGTTTGCGGGCCGACCAGCGAGCCAACCTGGCGGGCACGACGCGCTTCGCCGACATGCGGCTCGACGACGTGTTCACGGGCCTGACCGTTGCCGACGGCGTGGTGCGGACCACGATTGAAGACCCGCACACGGGCCGGACGCTGGAGCTGACGTTCGACGCCGCGTTTCGGGAGTGCGTGATCTACAATCCGCCGCACGGCGAAGCCGTCTGCATCGAGCCTTACACCTGCGCGCCCGACGCTTATGAATTGCAGGCCACCGGCATCGACGCGGGCCTGCGGCTGCTCGAACCGGGCGGTCAATTCCGCACGCGGTTCGAGATCCGCGTGACGTAA